The Mycolicibacterium boenickei genome has a segment encoding these proteins:
- a CDS encoding prenyltransferase: MRVPEIPGVPGVVTPEDCLQTARSIAATQETSGALPWFDGGHTDPWDHVENAMALTVAGLIEPARAAFDWCRTVQRADGSWPIQLRNGVIEDANSDSNFCAYVATGVWHHVLITGDRSFAESMWPVVTRALDFVLGLQASGGEIYWAASPAGPVEEALLTGCASVYHSIRCGLALADYLDDPQPEWEVAVGRLGHAIAAHPEAFSAKDTHAMEWYYPVLGGALRGAAAQARIDDRWDDFVVPGLGIRCVDHRPWVTGAETCELVMALDAIGDTRRAHEQFAAMQHLREDDGSYWTGLVFADGKRWPEERTTWTGAAMVLAADALSQTSAASGIFRGVGLPRGLEGEYDCECVGGKAGDR; the protein is encoded by the coding sequence GTGCGAGTGCCTGAGATCCCCGGTGTGCCCGGAGTTGTGACACCAGAAGACTGCCTGCAGACGGCGCGATCGATCGCTGCGACCCAGGAAACCTCGGGGGCGCTGCCGTGGTTCGACGGCGGCCACACCGACCCGTGGGACCACGTGGAGAACGCCATGGCGCTGACCGTGGCCGGACTGATCGAACCGGCCCGCGCCGCGTTCGACTGGTGCCGCACCGTGCAGCGCGCCGACGGCTCCTGGCCCATCCAGCTCCGCAACGGTGTCATCGAGGACGCCAACAGCGACAGCAATTTCTGCGCCTATGTGGCCACGGGCGTCTGGCACCACGTGCTGATCACCGGGGACCGGTCCTTCGCCGAATCGATGTGGCCCGTGGTGACCCGCGCGCTCGACTTCGTGCTCGGCCTGCAGGCCTCCGGCGGCGAGATCTACTGGGCCGCAAGCCCCGCCGGCCCGGTTGAGGAAGCGCTGCTGACCGGCTGCGCCAGTGTGTACCACAGCATCCGGTGTGGGCTGGCGCTCGCCGACTACCTCGACGATCCCCAGCCGGAATGGGAGGTCGCCGTCGGGCGGCTCGGCCACGCCATCGCCGCGCATCCAGAGGCATTCTCCGCCAAGGACACTCATGCGATGGAGTGGTACTACCCGGTGCTCGGCGGCGCCCTGCGCGGGGCGGCGGCCCAGGCCCGGATCGACGACCGGTGGGACGACTTCGTGGTGCCCGGGTTGGGCATCCGGTGCGTCGATCACCGGCCCTGGGTGACCGGTGCCGAGACCTGCGAACTGGTGATGGCCCTGGATGCGATCGGTGACACCCGGCGCGCCCACGAGCAGTTCGCGGCCATGCAGCATCTACGCGAGGACGACGGGTCTTATTGGACCGGACTGGTTTTCGCCGACGGCAAGCGCTGGCCCGAGGAACGCACCACCTGGACCGGAGCGGCCATGGTCCTGGCCGCCGACGCGCTGTCGCAGACCTCCGCGGCCAGCGGAATCTTCCGGGGCGTCGGACTGCCGCGCGGCCTGGAGGGTGAGTACGACTGCGAGTGCGTCGGCGGGAAAGCCGGGGACCGTTAG
- a CDS encoding TetR/AcrR family transcriptional regulator, with amino-acid sequence MTYRLRLLDGLAAAINDKGYRESTVADIVRHARTSKRTFYDQFGTKEDGFLELLRANNAALVDGIQAAVDPDAPWRDQIGQAVGAYVDHIASAPAITLSWIRELPALGSRARPLQREALRDLTDLLIELSGSAGFRNAGLPRLTEPMAIILLGGLRELTALIVEDGRDIHEIYGPAVAASTAILGGPADTPHAT; translated from the coding sequence ATGACCTACCGGCTGCGATTGCTCGACGGACTTGCCGCGGCGATCAACGACAAGGGCTACCGCGAGAGCACGGTGGCCGACATCGTTCGCCACGCCCGCACCTCCAAGCGCACGTTCTACGACCAATTCGGCACGAAAGAGGACGGGTTCCTCGAGCTGTTGCGCGCCAACAACGCCGCACTCGTCGACGGCATCCAGGCCGCCGTCGATCCCGATGCACCCTGGCGGGATCAGATCGGCCAGGCCGTCGGTGCCTACGTGGACCACATCGCATCTGCTCCGGCGATCACCCTGAGCTGGATCCGCGAACTGCCCGCACTCGGCAGCCGGGCCCGCCCGCTGCAGCGCGAAGCCCTGCGTGATCTGACCGATCTGCTGATCGAACTCAGCGGCAGTGCCGGATTCCGGAATGCCGGCCTGCCCCGGCTCACCGAGCCGATGGCGATCATCCTGCTGGGCGGGCTACGCGAATTGACCGCGCTGATCGTCGAGGACGGCCGCGACATCCACGAGATCTACGGGCCCGCGGTGGCTGCTTCGACGGCGATCCTGGGCGGGCCGGCCGACACACCTCACGCGACGTAG
- a CDS encoding PPOX class F420-dependent oxidoreductase: protein MARKYATADRVGIDELLDFVRPRHHMVLTTFRADGSLQTSPVTGGVDDQGRIVIASYPQRAKAANLRRTPRASVTVLSEEFNGPYVQVDGDAEVIGLPDAVEPLVDYFRAVAGEHPDWEEYRQAMADQGKCLIRITPVSWGPVATGGFPPA, encoded by the coding sequence ATGGCCAGAAAGTATGCGACCGCTGACAGAGTGGGTATCGACGAACTCCTGGACTTCGTGCGACCGCGACACCACATGGTGCTCACCACGTTTCGCGCCGACGGCTCGCTGCAGACCTCACCGGTGACGGGCGGCGTGGACGATCAGGGCCGCATCGTGATCGCGAGCTACCCGCAGCGGGCGAAGGCCGCCAACCTCCGGCGCACGCCCCGCGCCAGCGTGACCGTGCTGTCCGAGGAGTTCAACGGACCATACGTGCAAGTCGACGGTGATGCCGAGGTGATCGGACTGCCGGATGCGGTGGAGCCGCTGGTCGACTACTTCCGCGCGGTCGCGGGTGAACACCCCGATTGGGAGGAGTACCGGCAGGCGATGGCGGACCAGGGCAAGTGCCTGATCCGGATCACGCCGGTGAGTTGGGGCCCCGTCGCCACGGGTGGGTTCCCTCCGGCGTAG
- a CDS encoding cysteine peptidase family C39 domain-containing protein codes for MKPARLAALRLRQRDGVTCGPTVAVVAGAILDHTYRAELLHADGDTWFVAEQGRIHAAVNRIWPRRLGTTPAGMARALTGHSAKRGVTYRWRRYRGARDALSDVRSAVDQGWPVAMLIGERGIPRHWVLIVGTGQDVLECYEPSSGTVLPIGIEAVRGARLTGLGFPRPFVFVLPSKHGQKVCDR; via the coding sequence GTGAAGCCAGCAAGATTGGCGGCCTTACGGCTGCGGCAGCGCGACGGGGTCACCTGTGGCCCGACGGTCGCGGTGGTGGCGGGCGCCATCCTGGATCACACGTATCGCGCGGAGTTGCTGCACGCTGACGGCGATACCTGGTTCGTCGCCGAACAGGGCCGAATTCACGCTGCCGTCAACAGGATCTGGCCCCGGCGGCTCGGCACCACGCCCGCGGGCATGGCCCGTGCGCTGACCGGCCACAGTGCGAAACGCGGGGTGACGTACCGGTGGCGGCGCTACCGCGGCGCCCGCGACGCGTTGTCGGATGTCCGGAGCGCCGTCGACCAGGGCTGGCCGGTGGCCATGCTGATCGGTGAGCGCGGCATCCCGCGGCACTGGGTGTTGATCGTCGGTACCGGCCAGGACGTTCTGGAGTGCTACGAACCGTCGTCGGGCACAGTGCTGCCGATCGGGATCGAGGCCGTGCGGGGTGCCAGGCTGACCGGACTGGGTTTCCCACGGCCGTTCGTCTTTGTCCTACCGTCGAAGCATGGCCAGAAAGTATGCGACCGCTGA
- a CDS encoding isochorismatase family protein, which yields MHTSRALIVVDVQNDFCEGGSLAVAGGAAVARDITALLATDHGYDHVVATKDFHIDPGDHFSDTPDYRTSWPRHCVADTPGAAFHPDFDPAAVEAVFKKGHHSAAYSGFEGIDDSGVTLADWLGSRGVEAVDVVGIATDYCVAATAADAVKAGLRTRVLTGLTAGVAPDSSQAAIDQLRSAGVEIN from the coding sequence ATGCACACGTCCCGCGCACTCATCGTCGTCGACGTGCAGAACGATTTCTGTGAAGGCGGCTCGCTGGCGGTCGCCGGTGGGGCTGCCGTCGCGCGCGACATCACCGCACTGCTGGCCACCGACCACGGGTACGACCATGTGGTGGCCACCAAGGATTTTCACATCGACCCTGGTGACCATTTCTCGGACACTCCCGACTATCGGACCTCGTGGCCGCGGCACTGTGTGGCCGATACGCCGGGGGCGGCGTTCCATCCCGATTTCGATCCGGCCGCGGTCGAGGCGGTGTTCAAGAAGGGCCATCATTCCGCTGCCTACAGCGGGTTCGAAGGTATCGACGACTCCGGGGTGACGCTGGCGGACTGGCTGGGCAGCAGGGGTGTCGAGGCGGTGGACGTGGTGGGCATCGCCACCGACTACTGCGTCGCGGCCACCGCTGCCGACGCGGTCAAGGCCGGGCTGCGCACCCGCGTGCTGACCGGCCTGACCGCCGGTGTCGCGCCGGACAGCTCGCAGGCCGCGATCGATCAACTCCGCAGCGCCGGCGTGGAAATCAACTAG
- a CDS encoding fibronectin type III domain-containing protein: MKCRLLGLAVAFGLLLPGFAVPAHAVTPEVTASENPVLIAFPHFPSKDITLTWKLDPFQVANLSVTEDGAPMPDRIVGGVASGQGTEPLTVAYGKTYVVQLRQTLGGRPLGAPVTITTDKPEIDTGCVFQCITGVEVQPHGGWAQFTIKTNQKAVLTLEAGTAAPGPDGTWGNPNDVTASNGAVLPTDSWTPPLANLNPGTTYHYVVRARENGHESVRTGSFKTLTRRVDVNFADVQMIDDSDGPFDGDCDCWFWFGAGDQLPKQWGDHQNQISVGSGTTVHPNVKIGITNAPNEILLGTIAHDDDQDPLEFCSIGVGPPVEGQPVDWEISGDAIDCLDYAGSKITVKLSRQGPPFSPGDVDEQFTEAFTIKVDGQLVYNARGTYKVSYVA, translated from the coding sequence GTGAAATGTAGATTGCTCGGCCTCGCAGTGGCTTTCGGCCTGCTCCTGCCCGGGTTCGCGGTACCGGCCCACGCGGTCACGCCGGAGGTGACCGCGAGTGAGAACCCGGTGTTGATCGCCTTCCCGCATTTTCCGTCGAAAGACATCACGTTGACCTGGAAGCTGGACCCGTTCCAGGTCGCCAATCTGTCGGTCACCGAGGACGGTGCGCCGATGCCGGACCGGATCGTCGGGGGTGTGGCGTCGGGCCAGGGCACCGAACCGCTGACCGTCGCCTACGGCAAGACGTATGTCGTCCAACTCCGACAGACGCTGGGCGGTCGGCCGCTGGGCGCCCCGGTCACCATCACCACCGACAAGCCGGAGATCGACACCGGCTGCGTATTCCAGTGCATCACCGGGGTCGAGGTTCAACCTCACGGCGGCTGGGCGCAATTCACGATCAAGACCAACCAGAAGGCGGTGCTCACCCTCGAGGCGGGCACCGCAGCCCCGGGACCCGATGGCACCTGGGGCAATCCGAACGATGTCACGGCATCCAACGGCGCGGTGCTGCCGACGGACAGCTGGACGCCGCCGCTGGCGAACCTGAACCCGGGTACGACGTATCACTACGTGGTGCGGGCCCGGGAGAACGGCCATGAGTCGGTACGGACCGGCAGTTTCAAAACCCTGACCCGCCGCGTCGACGTGAACTTCGCCGACGTCCAGATGATCGACGACAGCGACGGCCCCTTCGACGGCGACTGCGACTGCTGGTTCTGGTTCGGCGCGGGAGACCAGCTGCCGAAGCAGTGGGGTGATCACCAGAACCAGATCTCGGTCGGCAGTGGCACCACGGTGCACCCCAACGTCAAGATCGGTATCACCAACGCGCCCAACGAGATTCTGCTCGGCACGATCGCTCATGACGATGATCAGGACCCGTTGGAGTTCTGCTCCATCGGAGTCGGGCCGCCGGTGGAGGGCCAGCCGGTCGACTGGGAGATCAGCGGGGATGCCATCGACTGCCTGGACTACGCCGGCAGCAAGATCACGGTGAAACTCTCGCGCCAGGGGCCGCCGTTCTCACCGGGCGATGTCGACGAACAGTTCACCGAAGCGTTCACGATCAAGGTCGACGGCCAGTTGGTGTACAACGCCCGCGGGACCTACAAGGTCAGCTACGTCGCGTGA
- a CDS encoding glycosyltransferase family 4 protein, protein MRIALLSYRSKTHCGGQGVYVRYLSRGLAELGHDVEVFSGQPYPEGLDPRVKLTKVPSLDLYREPDPFRVPRPSEIRDGIDALELATMWSAGFPEPRTFTMRVARILADRRDEFDVVHDNQSLGSALLKIAGLGLPVVATVHHPITRDRVVEIAAAKWWRKPLVRRWYGFAEMQKRVARRIPELLTVSSSSAADIAEDFGVTPDQLHIVPLGVDTELFKPSAHRVSGRIIAIASADVPLKGVSHLLHAVARLRVSRDLDVQLVSKLEPNGPTEKLIAELGISDIVHSSSGLSDEELAALLASAEVACIPSLYEGFSLPAVEAMASGTPIVASRAGALPEVVGDDGSCARLVRPADVDELTAVLGELLDSPLERRKLGAAGRQRALDVFSWESVAAQTVSVYEMARERVGTRTRRAGEGKVTSC, encoded by the coding sequence ATGCGTATCGCGTTGCTGTCCTATCGGAGCAAGACTCATTGCGGTGGCCAGGGCGTCTACGTGCGCTATCTGAGCCGCGGGCTCGCCGAGCTCGGCCATGACGTCGAGGTGTTCTCCGGCCAGCCCTACCCCGAGGGACTCGATCCGCGGGTCAAGCTGACCAAGGTCCCCAGCCTCGATCTCTACCGCGAACCGGACCCGTTCCGCGTGCCCCGGCCCAGCGAGATCCGCGACGGCATCGACGCGCTGGAACTGGCCACCATGTGGAGCGCGGGTTTCCCGGAGCCTCGGACGTTCACCATGCGGGTCGCCCGGATTCTGGCCGACCGTCGCGACGAGTTCGACGTGGTCCACGACAACCAGAGCCTCGGCTCGGCGCTGCTGAAGATCGCCGGCCTCGGCCTGCCGGTCGTGGCCACCGTGCACCACCCGATCACCCGCGACCGGGTGGTCGAGATCGCCGCCGCCAAATGGTGGCGCAAGCCGCTGGTGCGGCGGTGGTACGGGTTCGCCGAGATGCAGAAGAGGGTGGCCCGCAGGATCCCCGAGCTGCTCACCGTGTCGTCGTCCTCCGCCGCCGATATCGCCGAGGACTTCGGGGTGACGCCGGATCAGCTGCACATCGTGCCGCTGGGCGTGGACACCGAACTGTTCAAGCCCAGCGCCCACCGGGTGAGCGGACGCATCATCGCGATCGCCAGCGCCGATGTCCCGCTCAAGGGCGTCAGCCATCTGCTCCATGCGGTGGCCCGGCTGCGGGTGTCCCGCGACCTCGACGTGCAGTTGGTGTCCAAGCTGGAACCGAACGGGCCGACCGAGAAACTCATCGCCGAGCTCGGCATCTCCGACATCGTGCACAGCTCCAGCGGGCTGAGCGACGAGGAGCTGGCCGCATTGCTGGCCTCCGCCGAGGTGGCCTGCATCCCGTCGCTGTACGAGGGCTTCTCGCTGCCCGCCGTGGAAGCCATGGCCAGCGGCACCCCGATCGTGGCGAGCCGCGCGGGTGCACTGCCCGAGGTGGTCGGCGACGACGGATCCTGCGCCCGCCTCGTGCGCCCCGCCGACGTCGACGAGCTGACCGCGGTGCTCGGTGAACTGCTCGACTCGCCGTTGGAGCGCCGCAAGCTCGGTGCCGCGGGACGCCAGCGGGCCCTGGATGTGTTCAGTTGGGAATCCGTTGCCGCGCAGACGGTATCGGTGTACGAGATGGCCCGCGAGCGGGTTGGGACGCGCACGCGCCGAGCAGGAGAAGGAAAGGTGACTTCATGCTGA
- a CDS encoding TetR/AcrR family transcriptional regulator, which produces MSETALESTRRRLSARQADTVERLGNAALQLISRDGFAGLTVRRVAAEAGVGAATAYTYFSSKEHLVAEVFWRRLSAAPPAAHESADPATRVVEVLQHIASLLAGEPEFAGAVTNALLGKDPDVDVLRQRIGADIRGRLVAALGPDVDLDVIEALELLYTGTLVWAGMGYENYAGISRRLEKSARLLFS; this is translated from the coding sequence GTGTCCGAGACGGCCCTGGAGTCGACGCGCCGCCGTCTGAGTGCACGGCAGGCCGATACGGTCGAACGCCTGGGTAATGCGGCATTACAGCTGATCAGCCGAGACGGATTCGCCGGGCTGACCGTGCGCCGGGTGGCCGCCGAAGCCGGCGTCGGCGCGGCGACGGCCTACACCTACTTCTCCTCCAAAGAACACCTCGTGGCCGAGGTGTTCTGGCGCAGGCTCTCGGCCGCCCCGCCTGCCGCGCACGAATCGGCCGACCCGGCTACCCGGGTGGTCGAGGTCTTGCAGCACATCGCGTCGCTGTTGGCCGGCGAACCAGAGTTCGCCGGGGCGGTGACCAACGCACTGCTCGGCAAGGATCCCGACGTCGACGTGCTGCGGCAGCGTATCGGCGCGGACATCCGGGGCCGCCTCGTTGCGGCCCTCGGACCCGATGTGGACCTGGACGTGATCGAGGCGCTGGAGCTGCTCTACACCGGCACCCTGGTGTGGGCGGGCATGGGTTACGAGAACTACGCCGGCATCTCACGCCGGTTGGAGAAGTCAGCGCGGTTGTTGTTCAGCTGA
- the msrA gene encoding peptide-methionine (S)-S-oxide reductase MsrA — protein MGNYSTAILAGGCFWGMQDLIRKQPGVISTRVGYTGGRNDHPTYRNHPGHAEAVEIVYDPAQTDFRALLEFFFQIHDPSTKDRQGNDVGTSYRSAIFYLDDEQKRVALDTIADVDASGLWPGKVVTEVTAASDFWEAEPEHQDYLVHYPNGYTCHFPRAGWKLPKRQTTG, from the coding sequence ATGGGTAACTATTCGACTGCGATCCTGGCGGGCGGCTGCTTCTGGGGCATGCAGGACCTCATCCGCAAACAGCCCGGCGTGATCTCGACCCGCGTCGGTTACACCGGCGGGCGCAACGACCACCCGACGTATCGCAACCATCCGGGCCACGCGGAGGCCGTCGAGATCGTCTACGACCCGGCGCAGACGGATTTCCGCGCGCTGCTGGAGTTCTTCTTCCAGATCCACGATCCATCCACCAAGGACCGGCAGGGCAACGACGTGGGCACGAGCTACCGCTCGGCGATCTTCTACCTCGACGACGAGCAGAAGCGCGTGGCGCTGGACACCATCGCCGATGTGGACGCGTCGGGACTGTGGCCCGGCAAGGTGGTCACCGAGGTGACCGCGGCGAGCGATTTCTGGGAGGCCGAGCCCGAGCACCAGGACTACCTGGTGCACTACCCGAACGGGTACACCTGCCACTTCCCGCGCGCGGGCTGGAAGCTGCCCAAGCGCCAGACCACCGGATAG
- a CDS encoding class I SAM-dependent methyltransferase codes for MLTVDFDRLGVGPGTTVIDVGCGAGRHTFEAYRRGAAVVGFDQSASDLNDVDTMLQAMREAGEVPLSAKGEAVKGDALDLPYPDASFDCVIASEILEHVPQDDRAISELVRVLKPGGALAITVPRWLPEKLCWLLSDEYHANEGGHIRIYKADELRDKVLAHGLTLTHTHHEHALHSPYWWLKCLVGTEKNDHFAVKAYHQLLVWDMMGRPWVTRTAESLLNPVIGKSVALYFHKPEFNG; via the coding sequence ATGCTGACCGTCGATTTCGACCGCCTCGGTGTCGGGCCGGGCACCACGGTGATCGACGTCGGCTGTGGCGCCGGCCGGCACACGTTCGAGGCCTACCGGCGCGGAGCGGCCGTGGTCGGCTTCGATCAGAGCGCCTCCGACCTCAACGACGTCGACACGATGCTGCAGGCGATGCGGGAAGCGGGTGAGGTTCCGCTGTCGGCCAAGGGTGAGGCCGTCAAGGGTGACGCACTCGACCTGCCCTACCCCGACGCCAGCTTCGACTGCGTGATCGCCTCGGAGATCCTGGAGCACGTCCCTCAGGACGACAGGGCCATCTCTGAACTCGTGCGGGTCCTCAAACCCGGTGGCGCGCTCGCCATCACGGTGCCGCGCTGGCTTCCGGAGAAGCTCTGTTGGCTGCTGTCGGACGAGTACCACGCCAACGAGGGCGGGCACATCCGCATCTACAAGGCCGACGAGCTGCGCGACAAGGTTCTGGCGCACGGGCTCACCCTCACCCACACGCACCACGAGCATGCGCTGCACTCGCCGTACTGGTGGCTGAAATGCCTTGTCGGTACCGAGAAGAACGACCACTTCGCGGTCAAGGCCTATCACCAGCTGCTGGTGTGGGACATGATGGGTCGGCCCTGGGTGACCCGCACGGCCGAGTCGCTGCTGAACCCCGTGATCGGCAAGAGCGTGGCACTCTACTTCCACAAACCGGAATTCAACGGGTAG
- a CDS encoding class I SAM-dependent methyltransferase: MSTADTALPPRAERLFALAEQVTGFMPADEGRALYDAGLRYLGGGVGVEIGTYCGKSTVMLGAAAQETGSVLYTVDHHHGSEEHQAGWEYHDTTMVDPVTGLFDTLPTMRHTLDAAGLDEHVVAVVGRSPVVARGWRMPLRLLFIDGGHTEEAAQRDFDGWARWVEVGGALIIHDVFPDPNDGGQAPFHIYQRALATGAFDEVTVMGSMRVLERTSGEPGQLD, from the coding sequence ATGAGCACCGCTGACACCGCCCTGCCGCCCCGCGCCGAGCGCCTGTTCGCCCTTGCCGAGCAGGTCACCGGCTTCATGCCGGCCGATGAAGGCCGCGCCCTCTACGACGCCGGCCTGCGCTACCTCGGTGGCGGGGTCGGGGTCGAGATCGGCACCTACTGCGGCAAGTCGACGGTGATGCTGGGCGCGGCCGCGCAGGAGACGGGCTCGGTGCTCTACACCGTCGACCATCACCACGGCTCAGAGGAGCATCAGGCCGGCTGGGAGTACCACGACACCACGATGGTCGACCCCGTGACCGGACTATTCGACACGCTGCCCACGATGCGGCACACCCTGGATGCGGCCGGCCTGGACGAGCATGTGGTGGCCGTGGTCGGGAGGTCACCGGTGGTGGCCCGCGGATGGCGAATGCCGTTGCGGCTGTTGTTCATCGACGGTGGCCACACCGAGGAGGCCGCCCAGCGTGATTTCGACGGCTGGGCCCGCTGGGTCGAGGTGGGCGGCGCGCTGATCATCCACGACGTGTTCCCCGACCCCAACGACGGCGGCCAGGCCCCGTTCCACATCTACCAGCGGGCGCTGGCGACCGGCGCCTTCGACGAGGTCACCGTGATGGGTTCCATGCGGGTCCTGGAGCGGACCTCCGGCGAGCCGGGGCAGCTGGACTAA
- a CDS encoding DUF427 domain-containing protein, whose translation MAVKMDELLGSKLNALRYQPTAKRIRTCLGGEPVVDTAAALLIWEPRRVVPTYAVPRSALTAQLVPAGGDVGDDEIPGFLDPSVPFTAHTCPGTSFDVIAGDETGAAAAFQPDDPELADYVILDFATFEWREEDEPIVAHPHDPFHRIDVRRSRRRVRVELDGKVLAESCSPMLLFETGLPTRHYLPREDVTAVLDVSNTVTYCAYKGRATYYSLPGGPADIAWAYHEPLIEAVPVRDHICFYDDRVDVFVS comes from the coding sequence ATGGCAGTGAAAATGGATGAACTGCTGGGCAGCAAGCTGAATGCCCTGCGATACCAGCCCACTGCCAAACGAATTCGGACCTGCCTGGGCGGTGAGCCGGTCGTCGACACCGCTGCGGCCCTTCTGATCTGGGAGCCGCGGCGGGTGGTGCCGACGTACGCGGTGCCGCGCTCGGCATTGACGGCGCAACTCGTTCCGGCCGGCGGGGACGTGGGCGACGACGAGATCCCGGGCTTCCTGGACCCATCGGTGCCGTTCACCGCGCACACGTGCCCCGGGACGTCGTTCGACGTGATCGCCGGGGACGAGACCGGGGCCGCCGCGGCGTTCCAGCCGGACGACCCGGAGCTGGCGGATTACGTGATCCTGGACTTCGCGACGTTCGAATGGCGCGAGGAGGACGAGCCGATCGTCGCCCACCCGCACGATCCGTTCCACCGCATCGACGTCCGGCGTAGCCGTCGACGGGTCCGCGTCGAACTCGACGGCAAAGTGCTGGCCGAATCCTGCAGTCCCATGCTGCTATTCGAGACGGGACTACCGACCCGCCACTACCTTCCCCGCGAAGACGTGACCGCCGTTCTCGATGTCAGCAACACCGTCACGTACTGCGCGTACAAAGGCCGGGCCACCTACTACTCACTGCCCGGCGGACCGGCCGATATCGCCTGGGCGTACCACGAACCGCTGATCGAGGCCGTGCCGGTCCGCGACCACATCTGCTTCTACGACGACCGGGTCGATGTCTTCGTAAGCTGA
- a CDS encoding cytochrome P450: MTELAAAEKTTEKSTASAAPGRTPPPARVPKPLQAIGFAVARRWVVKQITRRQGNVFSLKLPIFGPTVIVADAQLAKQLFIANTDDVGNIQPNLSRILGSGSVFALDGTDHRRRRKLLTPPFHGKSIKNYEQIFEEETLRETANWPEGREFETLEPMMRITLNAILRAVFGADGEQLDELRRIIPPWVTLGSRLVVVPTPSRTYGRFSPWGRLARYREQYDAVINRLIDKVEADPEFDQRDDILALLLRSTYEDGSAMSRKDIGDELLTLLAAGHETTASTLGWAFERISRHPQVLSDLVAEAATDGNEYRQATILEVQRNRTVIDFAGRHVYAPSIRLGEWEIPRGHSVIVAISQIQEAEREFADPDRFDPQRFVGNRPGLGWLPYGGGTRRCVGAVFANVEMDVVLRTVLRHFTIATTTAPGEKVHSRGVAYTPAAGGRIVVHRRATPLGV, encoded by the coding sequence ATGACCGAGCTGGCAGCAGCTGAGAAGACCACCGAGAAGTCCACCGCGAGCGCCGCGCCGGGCCGGACCCCGCCGCCCGCGCGGGTGCCGAAGCCGTTGCAGGCCATCGGATTCGCGGTGGCCCGGCGTTGGGTGGTCAAACAGATCACCCGCCGGCAGGGAAATGTCTTCAGCCTGAAGCTCCCGATCTTCGGCCCCACCGTGATCGTCGCCGACGCCCAGCTGGCCAAACAGCTCTTCATCGCGAACACCGACGACGTCGGCAACATCCAGCCCAACTTGAGCCGCATCCTCGGGTCGGGATCGGTGTTCGCCCTCGACGGCACTGATCACCGGCGCCGCCGCAAGCTGCTCACCCCACCGTTCCACGGCAAGAGCATCAAGAACTACGAGCAGATCTTCGAAGAGGAGACGCTGCGGGAAACCGCGAACTGGCCGGAGGGTCGCGAGTTCGAGACCCTCGAACCGATGATGCGGATCACCCTGAACGCGATCCTGCGCGCGGTGTTCGGCGCGGACGGCGAACAGCTCGACGAGCTGCGCCGCATCATCCCTCCGTGGGTCACCCTCGGCTCCCGGCTGGTGGTGGTGCCCACCCCGAGCCGGACCTACGGCCGGTTCAGCCCGTGGGGCAGGTTGGCCCGGTACCGCGAGCAGTACGACGCCGTCATCAACCGGCTCATCGACAAGGTCGAGGCGGACCCCGAGTTCGACCAGCGCGACGACATCCTCGCGCTGCTGCTGCGCAGCACCTACGAGGACGGATCGGCCATGTCCCGCAAGGACATCGGCGACGAGCTACTGACCCTGCTGGCCGCCGGGCACGAGACCACGGCATCGACCCTCGGGTGGGCGTTCGAGCGGATCAGTCGTCACCCGCAGGTGCTGTCCGACCTGGTCGCCGAGGCCGCCACCGACGGCAACGAATACCGTCAGGCCACCATCCTGGAGGTGCAGCGCAACCGCACCGTCATCGACTTTGCCGGCCGTCACGTCTATGCACCGTCAATCCGGCTGGGGGAGTGGGAGATTCCCCGCGGCCACTCGGTGATCGTGGCGATCTCGCAGATCCAGGAGGCGGAGCGCGAGTTCGCCGACCCGGACCGGTTCGACCCGCAGCGATTCGTGGGCAATCGCCCCGGCCTGGGCTGGCTCCCGTACGGGGGCGGCACCCGGCGCTGCGTCGGAGCGGTGTTCGCCAACGTGGAGATGGACGTGGTACTCCGAACGGTGTTGCGCCACTTCACCATCGCCACCACCACCGCGCCGGGAGAGAAGGTGCACTCCCGAGGGGTGGCCTACACCCCCGCGGCGGGCGGGCGCATCGTCGTACACCGTCGCGCCACGCCGCTGGGGGTCTGA